A region of uncultured Desulfobacter sp. DNA encodes the following proteins:
- a CDS encoding GGDEF domain-containing protein, whose product MAEQRGDKAELEAEIVKLRAQKDRLLKELDEVEAQYGHLDTLYRRYFPIILETLSQDGTAFGDACSQLGMAMRKKASATKIEYIFGQIKTAMIQEDIGPAGGKKKKGLFSSLRKNSSEDQLMNNIRQNYHDVVNHLKSTLDKKYTRKLDAITGTLLKTKEIPDFDEIRENIFALIFLYISETSQDREKVNAFIRDIVARIFEIEKKLASSYEQTTTLISSNQGFESILNEEMTGLKNSSDVSQSLDDLKEKISLGLSSIEKALQKKQKVDKAISQLAEKSRESFTSGFTRLKQELQVATKYTEELEKKLNEDQLTGAKNRRAYDKKIEEEMDRFLRYKTIFSLLVIDADKFKNINDTYGHAIGDRCLQEIIKRTRPLLRKNDLLARYGGEEFAVIMPETDAQGAKIVAEKIRQTIEKIEFLYKEKTVRVTVSIGVSCIREGDKSGTDLFERADMAVYKAKENGRNQVMVQ is encoded by the coding sequence ATGGCCGAACAGCGTGGTGATAAAGCAGAGCTGGAAGCTGAAATAGTTAAATTAAGAGCTCAGAAGGACCGTCTGCTCAAGGAACTGGATGAAGTGGAGGCGCAGTATGGACATCTTGACACTCTTTATCGACGGTATTTCCCCATTATTTTAGAGACGCTCTCCCAGGACGGTACCGCATTTGGTGATGCCTGTAGCCAGCTGGGTATGGCCATGCGGAAAAAGGCCTCTGCGACCAAAATCGAATACATTTTCGGACAGATTAAAACCGCCATGATCCAGGAAGATATAGGCCCTGCCGGCGGCAAAAAAAAGAAAGGATTATTTTCATCCCTCCGGAAAAATTCATCCGAAGATCAGTTGATGAACAATATTCGGCAAAATTACCATGATGTGGTGAACCATCTGAAATCCACCCTGGATAAGAAATATACCAGAAAACTGGACGCCATTACCGGCACTCTGCTCAAGACAAAAGAAATTCCCGATTTTGACGAAATCAGGGAAAATATTTTTGCTCTGATTTTTCTTTATATATCAGAAACCAGCCAGGACCGTGAAAAGGTCAATGCCTTTATTCGGGATATCGTGGCAAGGATTTTTGAAATTGAAAAGAAGCTGGCCTCCTCCTATGAGCAGACAACCACCCTTATTTCCTCAAATCAGGGATTTGAATCCATCTTGAATGAAGAAATGACAGGGCTGAAAAATTCATCCGATGTCTCCCAGAGCCTGGATGATTTAAAGGAAAAGATATCCCTGGGTCTTTCTTCCATTGAAAAGGCATTACAGAAAAAGCAGAAAGTGGATAAGGCCATCAGCCAGCTGGCCGAGAAAAGCAGGGAATCCTTTACCTCCGGGTTCACCAGGCTGAAGCAGGAGCTGCAGGTTGCCACAAAATACACCGAAGAGCTGGAGAAAAAGCTCAACGAGGATCAGCTCACCGGCGCCAAAAACCGCAGGGCCTATGATAAAAAAATTGAAGAGGAGATGGATCGGTTTCTGCGGTATAAAACTATTTTTTCCCTTTTGGTCATCGATGCAGACAAGTTCAAAAATATTAATGATACCTATGGTCACGCCATTGGCGACAGGTGTCTGCAGGAAATTATAAAACGGACCCGGCCGTTATTGAGAAAAAATGATCTGCTTGCCCGGTATGGAGGTGAAGAATTTGCCGTGATCATGCCGGAGACAGATGCCCAGGGCGCAAAAATTGTTGCCGAGAAAATTCGTCAGACCATCGAAAAAATAGAATTTCTGTATAAAGAGAAAACCGTAAGGGTTACGGTCAGCATCGGCGTTTCCTGCATAAGGGAAGGTGATAAGTCCGGAACAGATTTATTTGAACGGGCGGATATGGCTGTATACAAGGCAAAGGAAAATGGTAGAAATCAGGTTATGGTACAGTAA